From a region of the Helicobacter hepaticus ATCC 51449 genome:
- the hisF gene encoding imidazole glycerol phosphate synthase subunit HisF: protein MSLAKRIIPCLDINGGRVVKGVNFIGLQDAGDPVEIARRYNDEGADEIVLLDITASYEQRGIMIEVVKNIAKEVFIPFSVGGGIRSLEDMSALLNAGCDKISINSAAIRNPQLIDESAKRFGSQCIVVAVDVKKVSQNSWNVYINGGRVDSGKDMLEWINEACARGAGEILLTSIDTDGTKGGYDKAMIEAVKSINVPIIASGGAGSMEDFADVFVHGADAALAASVFHYKEIEIKMLKTYLQDKGVPVRI, encoded by the coding sequence ATGAGCCTTGCCAAAAGGATTATCCCGTGCCTTGATATTAATGGTGGGCGCGTAGTAAAAGGAGTGAATTTTATTGGATTACAAGATGCGGGCGACCCAGTAGAAATTGCTCGGCGCTATAATGATGAAGGTGCTGATGAAATAGTGCTTCTTGATATTACTGCAAGCTATGAGCAGCGCGGCATAATGATAGAGGTTGTAAAAAATATTGCAAAAGAGGTTTTTATTCCTTTTAGCGTAGGAGGAGGGATAAGATCACTAGAGGATATGTCTGCATTATTAAATGCAGGTTGTGATAAAATTAGCATTAATAGTGCGGCAATTAGAAATCCACAGCTTATTGATGAAAGTGCAAAGCGATTTGGTTCACAATGTATAGTGGTAGCGGTTGATGTGAAAAAGGTATCCCAAAATTCTTGGAATGTTTATATTAATGGTGGGCGCGTAGATAGCGGTAAGGATATGTTAGAGTGGATAAATGAAGCGTGTGCAAGAGGTGCAGGAGAGATTCTCCTTACAAGTATAGATACTGATGGCACCAAAGGTGGTTATGACAAGGCAATGATAGAAGCAGTTAAATCTATAAATGTGCCAATTATTGCAAGTGGAGGAGCTGGGAGTATGGAAGATTTTGCTGATGTATTTGTTCACGGAGCTGATGCAGCTTTAGCTGCGAGTGTGTTTCATTATAAAGAAATTGAAATAAAAATGCTAAAGACTTATTTGCAAGATAAAGGCGTGCCTGTAAGAATTTAA
- the rsmA gene encoding 16S rRNA (adenine(1518)-N(6)/adenine(1519)-N(6))-dimethyltransferase RsmA has protein sequence MEEYRSKKRFGQNFLQDSHFLHKIIQSIPDIPIQCIEIGVGLGDLTQELLKIESLIAYEVDLDLCSLLNKKFSNQIQSGRLNIIYKDILNLPSQQAWLHTHEYKVVSNLPYYIATHIILRLLRDRFCRAFLVMTQKEVAQKFCATTGQKEFCALSVLVESFGKAKMLFEVPKEAFSPMPKVTSSVFVIHKYSQQNQIEDSFLCDLESFLKIAFYAPRKTLFKNLSQVFDKKLLEEVFENENIKSNARAHEVKTKSFHHILQFLKKRNDNGKQTLTRTTKQRPS, from the coding sequence GTGGAAGAGTATCGGAGCAAAAAGCGTTTCGGGCAAAATTTCTTGCAAGATTCTCACTTCTTGCATAAAATTATCCAATCCATTCCCGATATTCCTATTCAATGTATAGAAATCGGGGTCGGCTTGGGTGATTTGACACAAGAGCTATTAAAAATAGAATCCTTGATAGCCTATGAAGTCGATTTAGACTTATGTTCTTTACTTAACAAAAAATTTTCTAACCAAATCCAGAGTGGGCGATTAAATATTATATATAAAGATATTTTAAATCTCCCTTCACAACAAGCTTGGTTACATACTCACGAATATAAGGTCGTCTCTAATCTTCCTTATTATATTGCGACACACATTATATTACGACTTTTGCGTGATAGATTCTGTCGTGCTTTTCTTGTGATGACACAAAAGGAAGTTGCACAAAAATTTTGCGCCACCACTGGGCAAAAAGAATTTTGTGCCTTGAGCGTTTTAGTTGAAAGTTTCGGTAAAGCGAAAATGCTTTTTGAAGTGCCAAAAGAGGCTTTTTCTCCTATGCCTAAAGTAACCTCATCTGTTTTTGTGATACATAAATACTCTCAACAAAACCAAATTGAGGACTCTTTCCTCTGTGATTTAGAATCTTTTTTAAAAATTGCATTTTATGCTCCGCGCAAAACGCTTTTCAAAAATCTTTCACAAGTTTTTGATAAAAAACTACTTGAAGAAGTTTTTGAAAACGAAAATATAAAATCTAATGCACGAGCTCACGAAGTAAAGACAAAAAGTTTTCACCACATTTTACAATTTTTAAAAAAAAGGAATGACAATGGAAAACAAACACTCACAAGAACAACAAAACAACGACCAAGTTAG
- a CDS encoding KpsF/GutQ family sugar-phosphate isomerase codes for MKLDYALVAKEVLEIESASLLQATKRLNGKILESIVECIINSQGKVVVCGVGKSGLIGAKISATLSSTGTPSVFMHPTEAMHGDLGLLQKNDIVLAISYSGKSEELLNILPHIKRLGNPIITMSKDINSPLSRMGDYFLDISIQKEACPLNIAPTSSTTLTLALGDALAVCLMKRRDFKANNFASFHPGGALGKQLFVKLKDLMQIENLPLISPDLPLSQAIIIMSQKRLGSAIITQNDALWGILSDGDLRRAMMNKDFDLNAPVSIYATRNPKTCDNPDILAFDALKFMEENKIQLLIITNKQNHIQGVIHLHTLIAAGIK; via the coding sequence ATGAAATTAGATTATGCATTAGTTGCAAAAGAAGTGCTTGAAATAGAATCTGCTAGCCTACTTCAAGCAACCAAAAGGCTTAATGGAAAAATATTAGAATCTATTGTAGAATGTATTATCAATTCTCAAGGAAAAGTAGTTGTATGTGGCGTTGGGAAAAGTGGGCTTATTGGTGCAAAAATCTCTGCAACACTCTCTAGCACAGGCACTCCTAGTGTATTTATGCACCCCACAGAGGCAATGCACGGTGATTTAGGATTGCTACAAAAAAATGACATTGTCCTTGCGATCAGTTATAGTGGCAAAAGCGAAGAATTGCTTAATATCCTCCCTCATATTAAACGGCTAGGCAATCCTATTATCACTATGAGCAAAGATATAAATTCTCCTCTTTCGCGTATGGGAGATTATTTTTTAGATATTAGTATCCAAAAAGAAGCGTGCCCGCTCAATATTGCACCCACAAGCTCTACTACTCTTACTCTTGCACTTGGCGATGCTTTGGCTGTATGTTTAATGAAACGGCGTGATTTTAAAGCTAATAATTTTGCTTCATTTCACCCAGGCGGAGCTTTGGGCAAACAGCTTTTTGTGAAGCTAAAAGACCTTATGCAAATAGAAAATTTGCCACTTATTTCACCTGATTTGCCGCTCTCTCAAGCCATTATTATAATGAGTCAAAAACGATTAGGAAGTGCAATAATTACGCAAAATGATGCATTATGGGGTATTTTAAGTGATGGAGATTTGCGCCGAGCGATGATGAATAAAGACTTTGATTTGAATGCGCCTGTAAGTATCTATGCGACGCGCAATCCTAAAACTTGTGATAATCCTGACATTCTCGCATTTGATGCGCTCAAGTTTATGGAAGAAAATAAAATACAACTCCTTATTATTACAAATAAGCAAAATCATATACAAGGTGTTATACACTTGCATACGCTTATTGCTGCTGGGATTAAATGA
- a CDS encoding ribonuclease J: MTMENKHSQEQQNNDQVSKFKSFTDRFKKKTPEEQANDMLSDISAHDSQSANEHLSQDTKTHQKDIRRENRYKPKSHTAEKNYNEHTPKTHYDNQKPFEKRRWQGKNPQTTHQNKVHSDESKNGIREVKDINEKDNLGLHKDLKRGVEANTRIQRQSLNPHNKLNLNTKASVRITPLGGLGEIGGNITIIETPDSAIVIDVGMSFPNEDMHGVDILVPDFSYLFAIKDKIAGVVITHAHEDHIGAVPYLFKLLQFPIYGTPLPLGMIGSKFDEHGLKKYRSFFKIVEKRKPIKIGAFEVEWINITHSVIDASALAIRTDAGVIIHTGDFKIDHTPIDNLPTDLHRLAHYGEEGVMLLLSDSTNSHRSGTTPSEASVGPTFEALFKQAQGRVIMSTFSSNIHRVYQAIHYGLKYNRKVAVIGRSMEKNLEIARELGYIDLPQNIFIEAHEVEKYPDEEVLIVTTGSQGETMSALYRMATDEHRHIKIKPSDMIIISAKAIPGNEGSVSAVLNYLMKAGANIAYQDFSEIHVSGHAAQEEQKLMLRLIKPKFFLPVHGEYNHIAKHKQTAIACGVLEKNIYLMEDGDQIEVNPNYLKKVRSVKNGKTFIDNQINRQIENDVVLDRQALAHDGIVIISARISKERKILETKISSYGLVADKEDKGFEKEMNETLEFLVKNFKTEGFNAKNLENEVHNVFKRHIFKKVKKYPTIVPMIYVL, translated from the coding sequence ATGACAATGGAAAACAAACACTCACAAGAACAACAAAACAACGACCAAGTTAGTAAATTTAAATCATTTACAGATAGATTTAAAAAAAAGACGCCAGAAGAACAAGCTAATGATATGCTTTCTGATATATCTGCTCACGATTCTCAAAGTGCAAATGAACATCTCTCTCAAGATACTAAAACTCATCAAAAAGACATACGTAGAGAAAATCGCTATAAACCAAAATCTCACACAGCAGAAAAAAATTATAATGAACACACACCAAAAACGCATTATGATAATCAAAAACCATTTGAAAAACGCAGATGGCAAGGCAAGAATCCACAAACTACTCATCAAAACAAAGTTCATTCTGATGAGAGCAAAAATGGTATTCGCGAAGTAAAAGATATAAATGAAAAAGATAATCTTGGACTTCACAAAGACCTTAAACGAGGTGTGGAAGCAAATACACGAATCCAACGTCAAAGCCTCAATCCTCACAATAAACTTAATCTGAATACAAAAGCAAGTGTGCGCATTACACCACTTGGTGGGCTAGGTGAAATTGGAGGCAATATTACTATCATTGAAACACCAGATTCTGCCATTGTCATTGATGTGGGTATGAGCTTTCCCAATGAAGATATGCACGGCGTAGATATTCTTGTGCCCGATTTTAGCTACCTCTTTGCTATTAAGGATAAAATTGCAGGTGTTGTTATTACCCACGCACACGAAGACCATATCGGTGCAGTACCCTATCTTTTTAAACTTTTACAATTTCCTATTTATGGCACACCCTTGCCACTTGGTATGATAGGAAGCAAGTTTGATGAACACGGCTTAAAAAAATACCGCTCATTTTTTAAAATTGTTGAAAAGCGCAAACCCATTAAAATCGGAGCATTTGAAGTTGAATGGATTAATATCACACATTCTGTAATTGATGCCTCTGCATTAGCTATTCGCACAGATGCAGGAGTGATTATCCACACAGGTGATTTTAAAATTGACCACACACCCATTGATAATCTCCCCACAGATTTGCACCGACTTGCACATTATGGAGAGGAGGGCGTAATGCTCTTACTGAGCGATTCCACTAATTCCCATCGTAGTGGCACAACACCAAGCGAAGCTAGTGTGGGACCAACTTTTGAAGCACTCTTTAAACAAGCTCAAGGGCGTGTAATTATGAGTACCTTTTCTTCAAATATTCATCGTGTATATCAAGCAATCCATTATGGACTAAAATACAATCGTAAAGTTGCCGTTATTGGACGTTCTATGGAAAAAAATCTTGAAATTGCACGTGAACTTGGATACATTGACTTACCACAAAATATTTTTATTGAAGCACACGAAGTAGAAAAATATCCCGATGAAGAGGTGCTTATCGTTACTACTGGTTCTCAAGGTGAAACTATGAGCGCGCTTTATCGTATGGCGACAGATGAACATAGACATATCAAAATCAAACCAAGTGATATGATTATTATCTCTGCTAAAGCTATTCCGGGTAATGAGGGTTCTGTCTCTGCTGTACTTAATTATCTAATGAAAGCAGGAGCAAATATAGCATACCAAGATTTTAGCGAAATCCACGTAAGTGGGCACGCTGCTCAAGAGGAACAAAAACTTATGTTGCGGCTTATTAAACCAAAATTCTTTCTTCCTGTGCACGGGGAATATAATCATATCGCTAAACATAAACAAACAGCTATTGCTTGTGGAGTATTAGAGAAAAACATCTATCTTATGGAAGATGGTGACCAAATTGAAGTGAATCCTAATTACCTTAAAAAAGTTAGGAGTGTCAAAAATGGTAAAACTTTCATTGATAATCAAATTAATCGCCAGATTGAAAATGATGTCGTACTTGACCGCCAAGCTTTAGCACACGATGGCATCGTAATCATTTCTGCGCGTATAAGTAAAGAACGAAAGATATTAGAAACCAAAATATCAAGCTATGGACTGGTGGCAGATAAAGAAGATAAGGGCTTTGAAAAAGAAATGAATGAAACACTTGAATTTCTTGTAAAAAATTTCAAAACGGAAGGTTTTAATGCAAAAAATCTTGAAAATGAAGTGCATAATGTATTTAAAAGACATATTTTTAAGAAAGTCAAAAAATACCCTACAATTGTGCCGATGATTTATGTATTATAA